From a single Acidobacteriota bacterium genomic region:
- a CDS encoding site-2 protease family protein, with the protein MNLSTIDWQALLLGYPVLLLSLSVHECAHAWTANRLGDPTARLLGRVTLNPIAHIDVFGTVLFPIISILTHFPLIGWAKPVPVNLLHLKRPSRDNMLVSIAGPASNLCLAGFFFAAFAVFLSAAPEDMNRGIAQPVAIILWHGTLVNLLLMLFNLIPIHPLDGSHVLEHFLPYEARQMYNQARQFGFIAILLLFYLGLTGLVFRPVIGFVNSLIMLLPGHEKLFTWLT; encoded by the coding sequence ATGAACCTATCCACCATCGACTGGCAAGCCCTCCTGCTGGGCTACCCCGTTCTCCTGCTCTCCCTCTCGGTGCACGAGTGCGCCCACGCCTGGACCGCCAACCGCCTCGGCGACCCCACCGCCCGGCTCCTGGGACGGGTGACCCTCAACCCCATCGCCCACATCGACGTCTTCGGGACGGTCCTCTTCCCCATCATCTCCATCCTCACCCACTTCCCCCTGATCGGCTGGGCAAAACCCGTGCCGGTCAACCTGCTCCACCTCAAACGCCCCTCCCGGGACAACATGCTCGTCTCCATCGCCGGGCCGGCGAGCAACCTGTGCCTGGCCGGCTTCTTCTTCGCGGCGTTCGCGGTCTTCCTGAGCGCGGCCCCGGAGGACATGAACCGAGGCATCGCCCAGCCCGTCGCCATCATCCTCTGGCACGGGACCCTGGTCAACCTCCTGCTCATGCTGTTCAACCTGATCCCCATCCACCCCCTCGACGGGAGCCACGTCCTGGAGCACTTCCTGCCCTACGAAGCCCGCCAGATGTACAACCAGGCCCGCCAGTTCGGCTTCATCGCCATCCTGCTGCTGTTCTACCTGGGCCTGACCGGCCTCGTCTTCCGCCCGGTGATCGGCTTCGTCAACAGCCTGATCATGCTTCTCCCCGGGCACGAAAAACTCTTCACCTGGTTGACCTGA
- a CDS encoding segregation/condensation protein A codes for MPDLAPAPLPPPVEAGPAAPGTEIVIHGDRNEIRLPLFEGPMDLLLTLIRKQEIDIYDIPIALITEQYLSYLEAMQELNINVAGEFLETAATLILIKSKMLLPPDPEEEGEEDAVEDPRKELVDRLLEYEKFQEAAQELYTRQELEAGTWSVSRLGEVAPDADELVCVSLMDLVGAFRSVLQRLEERRVVELDREAVTVAEKIDQIRQILRHRKTIRFSSFLREGVTRLHVVVLFIAVLELVRTKDVLVRQEGFDDDILIIRRQKRVS; via the coding sequence ATGCCGGACCTCGCCCCCGCCCCCCTGCCCCCGCCGGTCGAGGCGGGCCCCGCCGCACCGGGCACCGAAATCGTCATCCACGGCGACCGGAACGAGATCCGGCTTCCCCTCTTCGAGGGGCCCATGGACCTCCTGCTGACCCTGATCCGCAAACAGGAGATCGACATCTACGACATCCCCATCGCCCTCATCACCGAGCAGTACCTGTCCTACCTCGAGGCGATGCAGGAACTCAACATCAACGTGGCGGGGGAGTTCCTGGAGACGGCGGCCACCCTCATCCTCATCAAGTCGAAGATGCTCCTGCCGCCGGACCCCGAGGAGGAAGGCGAGGAGGACGCCGTGGAGGACCCGCGGAAGGAACTGGTGGACCGCCTCCTCGAGTACGAGAAGTTCCAGGAGGCCGCCCAGGAGCTGTACACCCGGCAGGAACTGGAGGCCGGGACCTGGTCCGTCTCGCGCCTCGGCGAGGTGGCGCCCGACGCCGACGAACTGGTCTGCGTCTCCCTCATGGACCTCGTCGGGGCCTTCCGGAGCGTGCTGCAGCGCCTGGAGGAGCGCCGGGTGGTGGAACTCGACCGGGAGGCCGTCACCGTGGCGGAGAAGATCGACCAGATCCGCCAGATCCTCCGGCACCGGAAGACGATCCGGTTCTCCAGCTTCCTCCGGGAGGGCGTCACGCGCCTGCACGTGGTGGTTCTGTTCATCGCCGTGCTGGAGCTGGTCCGGACGAAGGACGTCCTGGTCCGCCAGGAAGGCTTCGACGACGACATCCTCATCATCCGCCGCCAGAAGAGGGTCTCATGA
- the scpB gene encoding SMC-Scp complex subunit ScpB — MSDAALKATLEAILYVSEEPVSTDQLAEAFPQTPREALQAALDELAADFGAPDRGVTLRLVAGGWRLSTRLEYHEPVRRFLKSRPGFKLSMAALETLAIIAYKQPVTVPEIMAIRGVKSPGAVKTLLEKKLIAPRGRRKVVGSPMQYGTSREFLLHFGLSSLKDLPTFEEFEEIFGDKADQMKQKSLFDAKLEGIAASGDVFADEGPGEGPAEPGGGDTLFFPDEGPLLPGMDER, encoded by the coding sequence ATGAGCGACGCGGCCCTCAAGGCGACCCTGGAAGCGATCCTCTACGTCTCCGAGGAGCCGGTGTCGACGGACCAGCTGGCCGAGGCCTTCCCCCAGACGCCTCGGGAGGCCCTCCAGGCGGCCCTCGACGAACTGGCCGCCGACTTCGGGGCGCCCGACCGGGGGGTGACCCTCCGCCTCGTGGCCGGAGGGTGGCGGCTCTCCACCCGGCTGGAGTACCACGAGCCGGTCCGGCGCTTCCTCAAGTCACGGCCCGGCTTCAAGCTCTCCATGGCGGCCCTCGAGACCCTGGCCATCATCGCCTACAAACAGCCGGTGACGGTCCCCGAGATCATGGCCATCCGGGGCGTGAAGTCGCCGGGGGCCGTCAAGACCCTGCTGGAGAAGAAGCTCATCGCCCCGCGCGGCCGACGGAAGGTGGTGGGCTCCCCCATGCAGTACGGCACCAGCAGGGAATTCCTCCTCCACTTCGGGCTCTCCTCCCTCAAGGACCTTCCCACCTTCGAGGAGTTCGAGGAGATTTTCGGCGACAAGGCCGACCAGATGAAGCAGAAGAGCCTCTTCGACGCCAAACTGGAGGGGATCGCCGCCAGCGGCGACGTTTTCGCCGACGAGGGCCCGGGCGAGGGCCCCGCGGAACCCGGGGGGGGCGACACCCTGTTCTTCCCGGACGAGGGCCCGCTGCTTCCCGGGATGGACGAGCGCTGA
- a CDS encoding GPP34 family phosphoprotein, which produces MLTFAEEILLLALDDTEGTLRELPVLSLENALGAAVLMELAFLGRIDNDQKVLRVVDPSPTGDAVLDTALGDLRALGEDTPITDGLDTLFLRAGEIRTRILDRLVHKGVLRVVDRRILWVFAVRRYPKREGKETQEVRGRLRGLLLSDEIPDPRDAALVALVDACRLWDTVFSEAELDRAAERIRDVARMDLIGQATLQMIRRLGQMLFTPQPF; this is translated from the coding sequence ATGCTGACGTTCGCCGAAGAGATCCTGCTCCTGGCCCTGGACGACACCGAGGGAACGCTCCGGGAACTCCCCGTCCTCTCCCTCGAGAACGCCCTGGGGGCCGCCGTCCTCATGGAACTCGCCTTCCTCGGGCGGATCGACAACGACCAGAAGGTCCTCCGGGTCGTGGACCCCAGCCCCACGGGCGACGCCGTCCTCGACACCGCGCTGGGCGACCTCCGCGCCCTCGGGGAGGACACCCCCATCACCGACGGGCTCGACACCCTCTTCCTGCGGGCGGGGGAGATCCGCACCCGCATCCTCGACCGCCTGGTGCACAAGGGCGTCCTCCGCGTCGTGGACCGCCGGATCCTCTGGGTGTTCGCCGTACGGCGCTACCCCAAGCGGGAGGGAAAGGAAACCCAGGAAGTCCGCGGCCGCCTCCGGGGGCTCCTCCTCTCCGACGAGATCCCGGACCCCCGGGACGCCGCCCTGGTGGCCCTGGTGGACGCCTGCCGGCTGTGGGACACCGTGTTTTCCGAGGCGGAACTCGACCGCGCCGCCGAACGCATCCGGGACGTCGCCCGCATGGACCTGATCGGCCAGGCGACCCTCCAGATGATCCGCCGCCTCGGCCAGATGCTCTTCACACCCCAACCGTTCTGA